A single region of the Salvelinus fontinalis isolate EN_2023a unplaced genomic scaffold, ASM2944872v1 scaffold_0062, whole genome shotgun sequence genome encodes:
- the LOC129842722 gene encoding X-linked retinitis pigmentosa GTPase regulator-interacting protein 1-like isoform X2: protein MSSPSYSPPAKEEVCWTEKEGLWLNVVVKEEGEEEDVSVKGEEDAFRMKEEEEEAISITFKEEEEPFGVEEEAISIKEEEEDVWRDEEGEEEETEDLINTR from the coding sequence ATGAGCTCTCCAAGCTACTCTcctcctgctaaagaagaggtctgctggacggagaaagagggCCTGTGGCTGAACGTTGTCGTgaaagaagagggggaagaggaggatgttTCCGTAAAAGGAGAGGAAGATGCTTTCAGaatgaaagaggaggaagaggaggctatcagTATCACGTTtaaagaagaggaagaaccttttggagtggaagaggaggctatctcaataaaagaggaggaggaagacgtttggagagatgaagagggagaggaagaggagactgaagatctgattaacacca